Genomic DNA from Bacilli bacterium:
TTTTGTCATGAATCAAGCACCTCGTCATTTATTGAAATCGCAGCAAATTTTTTTGGTTTTTCCGCATTCGAAAACGAATGAACGAATCTTTGCGGCTAAACTGAAAGTAAATATTGTTGGCAATCAGGTGGCGCAGCGGGGCGCCCGGTTCTTTGCCGTATGAGTGGCCCGGATAAACGCACGTATCGGGATTCACATGTGCCTTGATGCGTTGAATGCTCTCATACATCTCCTCGGGCGAACCGCCTTCCGTATCGCACATGCCGCACCCTTCCGCAAAGATGGTATCTCCGGTAAACAGGCTGTGGGAAAGCTGGTAGCATATTCCCCCGGCGGTATGTCCGGGAGTGAATATGCAGGTGATTGGCGTATGGCCCAACTGAATGACATCCTGATCGTTGACGGCATTCAGATTTGGCGAACTAAAACGGTAATACTCGATTTCTTTTTTCGACATGTATACTTGACAGCCGTATTTTTCCGCCAGCGGGCGAACCAGATTCACATGATCGTTGTGGGAATGCGTGAGCAAAATAGTGGTCAGTTTTGCGCCGGTCTCCCGCAACAGATC
This window encodes:
- a CDS encoding MBL fold metallo-hydrolase, whose protein sequence is MAKTYQLFQIKLSSSGFINYAYLIMDKATKEAAIVDPAWELSKITDLLRETGAKLTTILLTHSHNDHVNLVRPLAEKYGCQVYMSKKEIEYYRFSSPNLNAVNDQDVIQLGHTPITCIFTPGHTAGGICYQLSHSLFTGDTIFAEGCGMCDTEGGSPEEMYESIQRIKAHVNPDTCVYPGHSYGKEPGAPLRHLIANNIYFQFSRKDSFIRFRMRKNQKNLLRFQ